In Rhodamnia argentea isolate NSW1041297 chromosome 11, ASM2092103v1, whole genome shotgun sequence, one genomic interval encodes:
- the LOC115753404 gene encoding vesicle transport v-SNARE 13 isoform X1 → MSEVFEGYERQYCELSANLSRKCTSASAADGELKKQRISEIKVGIDEAESLIRKMDLEARSLQPNVKAVLLAKLREYKSDLNNLKSEVKRLSLGNLAARDELLESGMADALTASADQRARLMTSTERLNQSGHRVKESRRTMLETEELGVSILQDLHQQRQSLLHANNTLHGVDDNVGKSKRILTAMSQRMSRNKWIIGAIIAVLVIAVVLILYFKLK, encoded by the exons ATGAGTGAGGTGTTTGAAGGATACGAGCGGCAGTACTGCGAGCTGTCGGCGAATCTGTCGAGGAAGTGCACCTCAGCTTCGGCTGCTGATGGAG AGCTGAAGAAGCAAAGGATTTCTGAAATAAAAGTTGGAATTGATGAAGCAGAATCTTTG ATTCGGAAAATGGACCTGGAGGCAAGAAGTTTGCAGCCAAATGTCAAAGCAGTGCTCCTCGCTAAGTTAAGGGAATATAAATCTGATCTGAACAACCTAAAAAGTGAAGTTAAAAGACTGTCATTGGGTAATTTGGCTGCTCGAGATGAGCTGCTGGAATCAGGAATGGCTGACGCTCTGACG GCATCAGCAGATCAAAGAGCCAGACTGATGACATCTACAGAAAGATTGAACCAGTCTGGTCATAGAGTTAAGGAAAGTAGAAGAACCATGCTGGAGACGGAGGAGCTTGGCGTTTCAATTCTTCAAGATTTGCATCAACAGAGACAGTCTCTCTTACACGCCAACAACACG CTTCACGGAGTGGATGACAACGTTGGTAAGAGCAAGAGAATTTTGACTGCCATGTCTCAGAGGATGAGCAGAAACAAGTGGATCATTGGCGCAATAATTGCAGTTCTTGTCATTGCTGTGGTACTGATATTGTACTTCAAACTCAAGTAG
- the LOC115753404 gene encoding vesicle transport v-SNARE 13 isoform X2, with protein sequence MSEVFEGYERQYCELSANLSRKCTSASAADGELKKQRISEIKVGIDEAESLIRKMDLEARSLQPNVKAVLLAKLREYKSDLNNLKSEVKRLSLGNLAARDELLESGMADALTASADQRARLMTSTERLNQSGHRVKESRRTMLETEELGVSILQDLHQQRQSLLHANNTERTVQR encoded by the exons ATGAGTGAGGTGTTTGAAGGATACGAGCGGCAGTACTGCGAGCTGTCGGCGAATCTGTCGAGGAAGTGCACCTCAGCTTCGGCTGCTGATGGAG AGCTGAAGAAGCAAAGGATTTCTGAAATAAAAGTTGGAATTGATGAAGCAGAATCTTTG ATTCGGAAAATGGACCTGGAGGCAAGAAGTTTGCAGCCAAATGTCAAAGCAGTGCTCCTCGCTAAGTTAAGGGAATATAAATCTGATCTGAACAACCTAAAAAGTGAAGTTAAAAGACTGTCATTGGGTAATTTGGCTGCTCGAGATGAGCTGCTGGAATCAGGAATGGCTGACGCTCTGACG GCATCAGCAGATCAAAGAGCCAGACTGATGACATCTACAGAAAGATTGAACCAGTCTGGTCATAGAGTTAAGGAAAGTAGAAGAACCATGCTGGAGACGGAGGAGCTTGGCGTTTCAATTCTTCAAGATTTGCATCAACAGAGACAGTCTCTCTTACACGCCAACAACACG GAGCGGACAGTCCAGCGATGA